In the genome of Christensenella timonensis, one region contains:
- a CDS encoding undecaprenyl-diphosphate phosphatase, whose product MGFLESIVLGIVQGFTEFLPVSSSGHLALFQGLMGLKEVPILYDVMLHVGTLIAVFIVLWPEIVAIVTHPVKNKLGMLILATVPAVVVTLIAEKVAPQAFADILNGKYLAIGFFATTGVLVLCEVIARRMERKRDVELPQAMAMGLMQAAAILPGLSRSGSTIAGGLFTGVGRERAAKYAFLMSIPAILGGVVFGAKDAAENGMGDVSIPMVLIGLAVSAVCGFIAIKFMLKLISKHKLYGFAVYTAVIGVTVLLLNNTNPSMFLS is encoded by the coding sequence ATGGGTTTTTTGGAATCGATAGTATTGGGTATCGTACAAGGCTTCACGGAATTCCTGCCGGTCTCCAGTTCCGGACACCTCGCGCTTTTTCAGGGACTGATGGGCTTAAAAGAGGTTCCCATCCTCTATGACGTGATGCTGCATGTCGGTACGCTCATCGCAGTTTTCATCGTTTTGTGGCCGGAGATCGTGGCGATTGTCACGCACCCTGTCAAAAACAAGCTCGGTATGCTGATCTTGGCGACCGTCCCCGCCGTCGTCGTCACGCTCATCGCGGAAAAAGTTGCTCCGCAGGCGTTTGCCGATATCCTCAACGGAAAATACCTGGCGATCGGTTTCTTCGCCACGACCGGCGTGCTTGTCCTGTGCGAAGTCATTGCGCGTCGCATGGAGCGTAAGCGGGATGTGGAGCTTCCGCAGGCCATGGCCATGGGCCTCATGCAGGCCGCGGCGATTCTGCCCGGTCTTTCGCGCAGCGGCTCCACCATCGCGGGCGGGCTCTTTACCGGCGTAGGCCGCGAACGCGCGGCGAAATACGCATTTTTGATGTCTATCCCGGCCATCCTCGGCGGCGTTGTTTTTGGCGCCAAGGACGCGGCGGAAAACGGCATGGGCGATGTCTCCATCCCCATGGTATTGATCGGGCTCGCGGTCTCCGCGGTATGCGGCTTTATCGCGATCAAGTTCATGCTGAAGCTGATCAGCAAGCATAAATTATACGGCTTTGCGGTTTATACGGCTGTGATCGGCGTGACGGTGCTCCTGCTGAACAATACCAACCCGTCAATGTTCCTGTCGTAA
- the ychF gene encoding redox-regulated ATPase YchF: MKLGVVGLPNVGKSTLFNALTQAGAQSANYPFCTIEPNYGIVSVPDARMDYLAEIYHPQKFTPAQIEFVDIAGLVKGASKGEGLGNKFLSHIREVDAIIEVVRCFEDDNITHVDGSIDPLRDVTTINYELIFADMETVQKRLDKALKMQKTGDKKFKLEAQVAQTLLDELEKGNFARNIEFDEKQQEIMHSMFLLTDKPIIYVGNIAENQVGISSPPILQPLLQYASEHGSEVVTISAKIEEDLAGMDEEEKQMFIEELGIGESGLMRLIKKSYSLLGLISYLTAGEKEVRAWTITRGTKAPQAAGKIHSDFERGFIKAEVIAFDTLKNECNGDMQLAKEKGLVRQEGKEYVIADGDVVLFRFNV; the protein is encoded by the coding sequence ATGAAATTAGGGGTTGTTGGGCTTCCCAACGTGGGGAAGAGTACGCTTTTTAACGCATTGACACAGGCAGGCGCGCAAAGCGCGAACTATCCGTTTTGTACGATCGAGCCGAACTACGGCATCGTTTCCGTACCGGACGCGCGCATGGATTATCTGGCGGAGATTTACCATCCGCAGAAATTTACGCCCGCGCAAATCGAATTCGTAGATATCGCCGGGCTCGTGAAGGGCGCGAGCAAGGGCGAGGGGCTGGGCAATAAATTTTTGTCGCATATCCGCGAGGTGGACGCCATCATCGAGGTGGTACGCTGCTTTGAAGACGACAATATCACGCATGTGGACGGCAGTATCGATCCGCTGCGCGATGTGACGACCATCAATTACGAGCTTATCTTCGCAGATATGGAGACCGTGCAAAAGAGGCTGGATAAGGCGCTCAAAATGCAAAAGACGGGCGACAAAAAATTCAAACTGGAAGCACAGGTCGCACAGACCCTGCTGGATGAACTGGAAAAAGGAAATTTTGCGCGCAATATTGAATTTGATGAAAAGCAGCAGGAGATCATGCATTCCATGTTTTTGCTGACGGACAAGCCGATCATCTATGTGGGCAATATTGCGGAAAACCAGGTGGGGATAAGCAGCCCGCCTATATTGCAGCCGCTTTTGCAGTATGCAAGCGAACATGGCAGCGAGGTCGTGACGATTTCCGCGAAGATCGAGGAAGACCTCGCGGGTATGGACGAAGAAGAAAAACAGATGTTTATCGAAGAGCTGGGGATCGGTGAATCCGGCCTTATGAGGCTGATCAAAAAATCCTATTCGCTTTTGGGGCTCATCAGCTACCTGACGGCGGGTGAAAAGGAAGTGCGCGCATGGACGATCACGCGCGGCACCAAAGCGCCGCAGGCGGCCGGAAAAATCCACAGTGATTTTGAGCGTGGCTTTATCAAGGCGGAGGTCATTGCCTTTGATACACTGAAGAACGAATGTAACGGCGACATGCAGCTGGCTAAGGAAAAAGGGCTCGTTCGCCAGGAGGGTAAGGAGTATGTAATCGCGGACGGCGACGTTGTGCTGTTCCGCTTCAATGTGTAA
- a CDS encoding putative signal transducing protein has translation MKSVFLVATENNVQTQMIVDVLKQNNIVSVVQGRQAGEALEAYMGFSPYGDDIYVDKDDLSAALDVIGGMEQEK, from the coding sequence ATGAAGAGCGTTTTTCTGGTAGCTACCGAAAATAATGTGCAGACGCAAATGATCGTGGACGTCTTAAAGCAGAACAATATCGTATCCGTTGTCCAGGGACGACAGGCAGGCGAGGCACTGGAGGCGTATATGGGTTTTTCCCCTTACGGGGACGATATTTACGTGGATAAGGACGACCTTTCCGCTGCGCTCGACGTGATCGGCGGTATGGAGCAGGAAAAATAA
- a CDS encoding M23 family metallopeptidase: MKKNTCIFIIVMAAVFAFSACAVPFTMEAPAAGSVTVPSASPEASAAPTPAVPAVLPTFEEIIKGHTFSKDCTPEELYPADTEQKGYAAITENKEVTQSFQDCFDTWLSEAICAVQRQYEEYYPHVTLTADIGEPTWQLLSSVAYGCESPGELVGLFPSLIRVKITKNEDFTEDSASFDLTVTTKKPQQLFYELPRTDGSDPSSIPYDLFMCTYLSTAYDEEMEMILPEDENLPPLSETLTFPLPERYNFVDSWYDDRDGGARRHMGTDILCPEGTEELACVDGTILAVGTGEGTGNYVVLGGSDGTQYHYYHMVEVSNLVSVGDTVERGDVVGLAGNTGNSTANHLHLAILHPSGVYLNPYPYLQDAVMAEAE, translated from the coding sequence ATGAAAAAAAACACCTGTATTTTTATCATCGTCATGGCCGCTGTCTTTGCTTTTTCTGCCTGTGCCGTGCCTTTTACCATGGAGGCCCCGGCGGCAGGATCCGTAACAGTCCCTTCCGCTTCGCCCGAGGCAAGCGCCGCGCCCACACCTGCGGTTCCGGCCGTCCTGCCCACCTTCGAGGAGATCATAAAAGGGCATACTTTTTCCAAGGATTGCACGCCTGAGGAGCTGTATCCTGCGGATACGGAGCAAAAGGGCTATGCAGCGATCACAGAAAACAAAGAGGTCACGCAATCTTTTCAGGATTGTTTCGATACGTGGCTTTCCGAAGCGATCTGTGCTGTGCAAAGGCAATATGAGGAATATTACCCGCATGTCACCCTGACGGCGGATATCGGCGAGCCCACCTGGCAGCTGTTATCGTCTGTGGCCTATGGGTGCGAAAGCCCCGGGGAGCTGGTCGGGCTTTTCCCGTCACTTATCCGCGTCAAAATAACAAAAAACGAGGATTTCACAGAGGACTCGGCCTCTTTTGACCTGACAGTTACCACAAAAAAACCGCAACAGCTTTTTTATGAGCTGCCGCGCACGGATGGCAGCGATCCGTCGTCCATCCCTTACGACCTTTTTATGTGCACTTACTTGAGCACAGCTTATGATGAGGAAATGGAGATGATCCTACCGGAGGACGAAAACCTCCCGCCGCTTTCCGAAACGCTGACTTTCCCGCTCCCGGAACGTTACAATTTTGTGGACAGCTGGTATGACGACCGCGACGGCGGGGCCCGCCGCCATATGGGTACGGACATCCTCTGCCCGGAAGGCACAGAAGAGCTCGCCTGTGTTGACGGTACGATCCTCGCCGTAGGAACGGGCGAGGGAACGGGAAATTATGTGGTGCTCGGCGGCAGCGACGGTACGCAATACCACTATTACCACATGGTGGAGGTATCCAACCTTGTTTCGGTGGGAGATACGGTAGAGCGCGGCGATGTGGTCGGGCTTGCCGGCAATACAGGCAACAGTACCGCCAACCACCTGCACCTTGCGATCCTGCATCCGTCAGGCGTTTATTTGAACCCATATCCTTATTTGCAGGATGCGGTCATGGCGGAAGCGGAATGA
- a CDS encoding Gx transporter family protein, giving the protein MALPNKTSKFVLAAVLCGVALALSLVDGAISSLLPLPGFKLGLANIVSLFALYYLGAPYAFSICIVRSLLAAVFSGNLTMLFFSLAGGLLSILVMCLFLRRLSLVKVSVLGGVTHSLAQLAVAALLTATPQVSYYLPVLALMGCVCGFCMGVLCALVFSRLRRETVHQIL; this is encoded by the coding sequence ATGGCATTACCCAATAAGACCTCAAAATTTGTACTGGCCGCCGTTTTGTGCGGCGTGGCGCTTGCCCTCTCCCTTGTGGATGGGGCGATTTCCTCCCTGCTGCCGCTGCCCGGCTTCAAGCTGGGCCTTGCCAATATCGTTTCCCTCTTTGCGCTTTACTATTTGGGCGCGCCGTACGCTTTTTCGATCTGCATCGTGCGCAGTTTGCTTGCCGCCGTTTTCAGCGGGAACCTGACCATGCTTTTCTTCTCGCTCGCGGGCGGGCTCCTCTCCATCCTGGTCATGTGCCTCTTTTTGCGGCGCCTGTCCCTTGTCAAGGTCAGCGTGCTGGGAGGCGTGACGCACAGCCTTGCGCAGCTCGCCGTTGCCGCGCTCCTGACCGCAACGCCGCAGGTATCGTATTACCTTCCGGTGCTCGCTTTGATGGGCTGCGTATGCGGTTTTTGTATGGGGGTATTGTGCGCTCTTGTATTCTCGCGGCTCCGCCGGGAAACAGTGCACCAAATATTATGA
- a CDS encoding NusG domain II-containing protein, which translates to MNKLVKKSDIIFTVIIAAAILLVWLFSLPREAGTQVVFRKDGEVMATLPLSKDTIYGISGAYRNIFEIKDGTVRIVQTDCPNHQCEKTGGISHAGQSIVCAPNGVSATITGREADVDGITQ; encoded by the coding sequence ATGAATAAACTGGTCAAAAAAAGCGATATCATCTTTACTGTGATCATTGCCGCGGCGATTCTTTTGGTGTGGCTCTTTTCGCTGCCGCGCGAAGCCGGTACGCAGGTCGTGTTTCGCAAGGACGGCGAGGTCATGGCTACCCTGCCGCTGTCAAAGGATACGATATACGGGATATCCGGCGCCTATCGAAATATTTTTGAAATAAAGGATGGCACGGTGCGTATCGTGCAGACAGACTGCCCGAACCACCAGTGTGAGAAAACGGGGGGCATTTCCCATGCGGGACAATCGATCGTGTGTGCGCCAAACGGCGTGAGTGCAACGATCACAGGCAGGGAGGCGGATGTCGATGGCATTACCCAATAA
- a CDS encoding FAD:protein FMN transferase: MKRIIPLLLALSCMFALCACSPVAQQSESFIMDTIVTQTVYASDNSVVRQNNQILRDIENEMSKTIPTSDIGRMNAQNVQDVEISDATAQVLQACIEQAKVTGGTFDPALGGVVAAWGFGTDNARVPGEEELEGLLAHTDYNAISVSANENGQSVANAGGTQVDLGGAVKGYALDCLAQNLADNDISSAILSLGGSIYAVGTKPDGSAYKIGIRDPFGGENDYMAKLTLDGKFVSTSGTYERGFTQGGKYYFHILDPETGHPAESGLAAVTVICTSGILSDIYSTALFVMGAERGVAFAQEQGVDALFLTDDKRVITTDGFAEKYGLTVTNKDYHE, translated from the coding sequence ATGAAACGTATCATCCCCTTGCTCCTTGCCTTATCCTGCATGTTCGCGCTTTGCGCGTGTTCGCCAGTTGCACAGCAGAGCGAATCTTTCATTATGGATACCATCGTCACCCAGACTGTGTATGCCAGCGACAACAGCGTGGTCAGGCAAAACAACCAAATATTGCGCGACATCGAAAACGAGATGTCCAAAACCATACCCACCAGCGATATCGGCAGGATGAATGCCCAAAACGTACAGGATGTGGAAATTTCCGATGCCACGGCGCAGGTTCTGCAGGCATGTATCGAGCAGGCCAAAGTGACCGGCGGTACTTTCGATCCCGCACTCGGCGGCGTAGTCGCGGCCTGGGGCTTTGGCACGGACAATGCGCGCGTCCCGGGCGAAGAGGAGCTGGAAGGCTTGCTTGCCCATACGGATTATAACGCGATCAGCGTCAGCGCCAATGAAAACGGCCAGTCGGTCGCCAACGCGGGAGGCACGCAGGTCGACCTCGGCGGCGCGGTAAAAGGCTATGCGCTCGACTGCCTTGCACAAAACCTCGCAGACAATGATATTTCCTCTGCGATCCTTTCGCTGGGAGGGAGTATCTACGCCGTGGGGACAAAGCCTGACGGCAGCGCATATAAAATAGGCATACGCGACCCCTTCGGTGGCGAAAATGACTACATGGCAAAGCTCACGCTCGACGGAAAATTTGTTTCCACCTCCGGGACTTACGAGCGCGGCTTTACGCAGGGCGGAAAATACTATTTCCATATCCTGGATCCAGAAACGGGCCATCCCGCCGAAAGCGGCCTGGCGGCGGTAACAGTCATCTGTACAAGCGGGATCCTCTCGGACATTTACTCCACCGCCTTGTTTGTCATGGGGGCGGAGCGCGGCGTGGCTTTTGCGCAGGAGCAGGGCGTGGACGCGCTTTTCCTGACAGACGATAAGCGGGTCATCACCACGGACGGGTTTGCCGAAAAGTATGGCCTTACCGTCACAAATAAGGATTACCATGAATAA
- the argS gene encoding arginine--tRNA ligase, protein MDLKTALAEKIANAAGMQGDQVLEMLETPPDPKMGDAALPCFKLAKVLKKAPPAIAQEIAENIEKPDFVSEIQVAGGYLNFFYDRTYYAQSVLSEVSAAGENWGRSDIGDNKTIVIDYSSVNIAKPFHIGHLSSTAIGSALYKINKYLGYNVVGVNHLGDWGTQFGKLIAAYKLWGDDDEINRDSVSAMLKLYVRFHEEAEKDEALNEQARAWFKKIEDGDEEAMRIFGWFKELTLREAKRVYELLDVQFDSFAGESFYNDKIPAVLDELREKNLLVKSEGAYVVRLDEEELPPAIILKSDGTTLYATRDLAAAKYRKKTYDFYKNLYVVAYQQNLHFKQVFAVLKKMGYEWADDCEHVAFGMVSLEDGTLSTRHGKIVLLEDVLKKAVEKTLSIIEEKNPALEDKEQVASDIGIGAVIFSTLSQSRIKDIMFSFDRVLNFDGETGPYVQYTHTRCASVITRHEANDAGMDVSVLSNDEAFAVLKSLAGFPQTLLAASEKNEPFYVTRHLIELAQAFNKYYYEYRIIDDNKEQTNARIALARAVKDTLKRGLSLLGIKAPNKM, encoded by the coding sequence ATGGATTTGAAAACCGCATTGGCGGAAAAAATAGCGAACGCGGCAGGCATGCAGGGCGATCAGGTTCTTGAAATGCTGGAAACGCCGCCCGACCCAAAGATGGGCGACGCGGCTTTGCCATGCTTCAAGCTGGCAAAAGTGCTCAAAAAAGCGCCGCCGGCAATCGCGCAGGAGATCGCCGAAAACATTGAAAAGCCGGATTTCGTGTCTGAAATACAGGTCGCGGGAGGGTATCTCAATTTCTTTTACGACAGGACATATTACGCGCAGAGCGTTCTTAGCGAGGTAAGCGCCGCGGGAGAGAATTGGGGAAGATCGGATATCGGCGACAATAAGACGATTGTGATCGATTATTCGTCCGTCAATATCGCGAAGCCGTTCCACATCGGCCACCTTTCTTCAACGGCGATCGGCAGCGCGCTTTACAAGATCAACAAATACCTGGGATATAACGTGGTGGGCGTCAACCACCTGGGCGACTGGGGTACGCAGTTCGGCAAGCTGATCGCGGCCTACAAACTGTGGGGGGACGACGACGAAATAAACCGCGACAGCGTTTCCGCCATGCTCAAGCTGTATGTGCGTTTCCATGAGGAAGCGGAAAAAGACGAAGCGCTCAACGAACAGGCGCGCGCATGGTTTAAAAAGATCGAAGACGGCGACGAAGAGGCTATGCGCATCTTTGGCTGGTTCAAGGAGCTGACGCTGCGCGAGGCAAAGCGCGTGTACGAGCTTTTGGACGTGCAGTTCGACAGCTTTGCGGGCGAGAGCTTTTACAACGACAAGATCCCGGCGGTGCTGGATGAACTGCGCGAGAAAAATTTGCTCGTTAAGAGCGAGGGCGCGTATGTGGTGCGGCTTGACGAAGAGGAGCTGCCGCCGGCGATTATCTTAAAATCCGACGGGACGACGCTGTATGCGACGCGCGATCTAGCGGCTGCTAAGTACCGTAAAAAGACGTATGATTTTTATAAAAACCTGTATGTGGTGGCATACCAGCAGAACCTGCACTTCAAGCAGGTGTTCGCCGTACTTAAAAAAATGGGCTACGAATGGGCGGACGACTGCGAGCATGTCGCGTTCGGCATGGTATCTTTAGAGGACGGAACGCTTTCCACGCGCCACGGTAAGATCGTGCTTTTGGAAGACGTGCTCAAAAAAGCGGTGGAAAAGACGCTGTCCATCATCGAAGAAAAGAATCCCGCCCTGGAAGACAAGGAACAGGTCGCAAGCGATATCGGCATCGGCGCGGTGATTTTCTCAACGCTTAGCCAGAGCCGTATCAAGGATATTATGTTCTCGTTTGACCGCGTACTCAATTTCGACGGAGAAACGGGCCCGTATGTGCAATATACGCATACGCGCTGCGCTTCGGTCATTACGCGGCATGAAGCAAACGACGCGGGTATGGACGTTTCCGTCCTTAGCAATGACGAAGCGTTCGCCGTTTTAAAATCCTTGGCGGGTTTCCCGCAGACGCTGCTTGCCGCAAGTGAAAAGAACGAGCCTTTCTATGTGACGCGGCATTTAATAGAGCTTGCACAGGCATTTAACAAGTACTATTATGAATACAGGATCATTGACGATAATAAAGAGCAGACCAACGCGCGGATCGCACTTGCGCGCGCGGTGAAGGATACGCTCAAACGGGGGCTTTCCCTGCTGGGGATCAAAGCGCCCAATAAAATGTGA
- the serS gene encoding serine--tRNA ligase, translating into MLDLRTLRDNFKTIADALSKRGKDIELDVVIKLDEERRALMTKVEELKAKRNRISKEIPVMKKNGEDVSSVMMEMKELAAQIKDYDAELQIMSANLEKNMMTIPNRPDASVPAGNDDSDNVEIRKFMEPTKFDFEPKAHWDLGNDLDIIDPELGAKVAGSRFVFYKGLGARLERSVMNFMLNTHTEQNGYTEVIPPFVANQKSMEGTGQLPKFAEDMYHIEDTDLYLIPTAEVPVTNMYRESILDGADLPIYRCAYTPCFRAEAGSAGRDTKGLIRLHQFNKVELVKFTRPDESYLELEKLVANAESILQILQIPYRVVLLCGGDLGFSSAKTYDIEVWMPSYGRYVEISSCSNFEDFQARRAGIRFRDSDGSLKFVHTLNGSGLAVGRTVAAIMENYQQQDGSIKVPQALRSYIGREFIRGVK; encoded by the coding sequence ATGCTGGATTTAAGGACGTTGCGCGACAATTTCAAAACGATTGCGGACGCGCTTTCAAAGCGTGGCAAGGACATTGAGCTGGACGTGGTGATAAAGCTTGACGAAGAGCGCCGCGCGTTGATGACTAAAGTGGAAGAATTAAAGGCAAAGCGGAACAGGATCTCAAAGGAAATCCCCGTGATGAAGAAAAACGGGGAGGACGTTTCGTCCGTCATGATGGAAATGAAAGAGCTGGCGGCGCAAATCAAGGATTACGACGCGGAGCTGCAGATCATGTCCGCGAATCTGGAAAAAAATATGATGACAATCCCCAACCGTCCGGACGCAAGCGTTCCGGCGGGCAACGACGACAGCGACAACGTGGAAATCCGCAAGTTTATGGAGCCCACGAAATTCGATTTCGAGCCTAAAGCACACTGGGATTTGGGAAACGACCTCGACATCATCGATCCGGAGTTGGGCGCAAAGGTCGCGGGCAGCCGCTTTGTTTTTTATAAGGGCCTGGGCGCGCGCTTAGAGCGTTCTGTCATGAACTTCATGCTCAATACGCATACCGAGCAGAACGGTTATACGGAAGTGATCCCGCCGTTCGTGGCTAACCAGAAATCCATGGAAGGTACAGGCCAGCTTCCGAAATTCGCGGAAGACATGTACCACATCGAAGATACCGACCTGTACCTGATCCCGACGGCAGAAGTCCCGGTGACGAACATGTACCGTGAATCCATCCTTGACGGAGCAGACCTGCCGATTTACCGTTGTGCGTATACGCCGTGCTTCCGCGCAGAGGCAGGCAGCGCAGGGCGCGATACCAAAGGACTTATCCGTTTGCACCAGTTTAATAAAGTGGAGCTTGTGAAATTCACACGGCCGGATGAATCCTATCTGGAGCTTGAAAAATTGGTAGCGAATGCGGAAAGTATTTTGCAGATATTGCAGATCCCTTACCGCGTGGTTCTTTTGTGCGGCGGCGATCTCGGTTTTTCGTCCGCGAAAACATACGATATTGAAGTGTGGATGCCGAGCTATGGGCGGTATGTAGAAATTTCTTCGTGCTCGAACTTTGAAGATTTCCAGGCGCGCCGCGCAGGAATCCGTTTTAGGGACAGCGACGGTTCGCTGAAATTTGTGCACACCCTAAACGGCAGCGGCCTTGCGGTAGGCCGTACGGTGGCGGCAATCATGGAAAATTACCAGCAGCAGGACGGCAGTATCAAAGTGCCGCAGGCTTTACGGTCATATATCGGACGCGAGTTCATTCGTGGAGTAAAATAA